The following proteins are encoded in a genomic region of Gimesia algae:
- a CDS encoding YHYH protein: MNCRRLTFCAIGVICSTVPVFGYPPPGFGPAATTATNQVKMVVKGNYRYIYSNGIPDHQAGQFPNRNNPNSIRPQHYEYRVPVKPKASRNSTPCQHSIFGIAVNGVVFDPGTAEFWNRDRRSGWNYEALSGKINLGLDQSNAHVQPTGAYHYHGLPHGLISKQGKANEMTLIGVAADGFPIYSQYGYTDVDDATSKLQKMKSSYQIKKGSRAGGPGGRYDGTFVADYEYVKDFGDLDECNGRFGVTPEYPEGIYHYYLTETFPFIPRKFRGTPDSSFQKRGPGPGQHGGPGRGGFGPPPLGPPGFGKPQNTGRGR; this comes from the coding sequence TTGAATTGTCGACGACTCACTTTCTGTGCCATTGGCGTGATCTGCAGTACGGTACCGGTGTTTGGGTATCCACCACCGGGATTTGGACCAGCGGCTACCACTGCGACCAATCAGGTCAAGATGGTCGTCAAAGGCAATTATCGTTACATCTATTCCAATGGAATTCCTGATCATCAGGCCGGTCAGTTTCCCAACCGCAATAACCCAAACTCAATCCGCCCACAGCATTATGAATATCGCGTGCCAGTGAAACCCAAGGCCTCTCGCAACAGCACTCCCTGTCAGCATTCCATCTTTGGGATTGCCGTCAACGGCGTGGTCTTCGATCCGGGAACGGCAGAGTTCTGGAACCGTGACCGTCGGTCCGGCTGGAATTATGAGGCACTCTCCGGCAAGATCAATCTGGGACTGGATCAGAGCAATGCCCATGTGCAGCCTACGGGAGCCTATCATTATCATGGGCTGCCGCACGGTCTGATTTCCAAACAGGGCAAGGCGAATGAAATGACTCTGATTGGAGTCGCCGCGGATGGATTCCCGATTTATTCACAATATGGCTACACAGATGTAGATGATGCGACAAGCAAACTACAGAAAATGAAATCGAGCTATCAAATTAAAAAAGGGAGCCGAGCGGGAGGACCGGGTGGCAGATATGATGGGACTTTTGTAGCAGACTATGAATACGTTAAGGATTTTGGTGACCTGGATGAATGTAATGGGCGTTTTGGTGTCACCCCCGAATATCCGGAAGGCATTTATCACTATTATTTGACGGAAACATTTCCGTTTATCCCTCGGAAATTCCGAGGAACGCCAGACTCCAGTTTTCAGAAACGGGGACCCGGACCGGGGCAACATGGCGGACCAGGTCGTGGTGGATTCGGACCTCCCCCTTTGGGACCACCTGGCTTTGGAAAACCTCAGAATACGGGGCGCGGACGGTAG
- a CDS encoding RNA polymerase sigma factor, with protein MALTDIDKNLLRRCLAEEPGAWKDFVDRFIGLFTHVIHHTAHARSIRVTDNDVDDLLSEVFLVLLANDYRVLRNFRGNSSLATYLTVVSRRVVVKKMVERRMAEALGHVSTKSKMEYASEEHARHQQVVEDQEEIQNMIRQLPPADAQIVEQYHLQGKSYQQISSELDIPENSIGPTLSRARNRMRENQSNTRTL; from the coding sequence GTGGCTCTCACAGACATAGACAAGAATTTGCTCAGGCGTTGCCTCGCTGAAGAGCCGGGAGCATGGAAGGATTTTGTAGACCGGTTTATTGGCCTGTTCACACACGTCATCCACCACACCGCTCACGCACGCAGTATTCGCGTCACTGACAATGATGTCGATGATCTGCTTTCTGAAGTCTTTCTGGTCCTCCTCGCCAATGATTATCGTGTCCTGAGAAATTTTCGTGGCAACAGTTCTCTGGCCACTTATCTGACCGTGGTCTCACGACGTGTCGTTGTAAAAAAAATGGTTGAGCGTCGCATGGCAGAAGCCTTGGGGCATGTTTCTACCAAATCCAAAATGGAATACGCATCTGAAGAACATGCGCGCCACCAGCAGGTCGTCGAAGATCAGGAAGAAATCCAGAATATGATTCGGCAGCTGCCTCCCGCTGATGCACAAATTGTCGAACAGTACCACCTGCAGGGAAAGTCTTACCAGCAGATCAGCAGTGAACTGGACATCCCGGAAAATTCGATTGGGCCGACGCTGTCACGCGCTCGCAATCGGATGCGGGAAAATCAGTCCAACACACGCACGCTTTAA